Genomic DNA from Gilliamella sp. ESL0441:
GGCGCATCAGGTGTCTTTTTAAGCTCTGGATTGGTTAAGAAATAAATGACTAATGGAATCACAATAAAAGAAACTAAACAAGGTACGATAGCTGCAATAAACCACTGTCCCCATCCCAATGTCACGCCTAATGTTTCTGTGACTAATTTAGCGGCTAATAAATTACCGGTAAATGCAGTCAAAAACATTGCTGAGGTAATATCATTGATATGACTAATGGTTAACATTAAAAAAGTGCCAATTCGACTTCTTGATTCATCTTTTGGATTGGAATTAAAGTTAATCGATAATGCTTCAGCGATTGGATAAATCACACCGCCAGCCCGAGCAGTTGTACTTGGTATAGCCGGTGCTAAAGCGACATCTGTAACGGATAAACCATAAGCTAAGCCTAAAGTATTTTTACCTAAAATTTTAACCAAATAATAAGCAATACGTTTACTTAAACCTGTTTTAATAAATCCTCTTGCAATCATAAAAGCAACTACAATTAGCCAAATTAAGCTACTATTCAATTCGCTCAATGATATTTTGATTGATTCGGTTGCATTAGCCGCACCCGATGGTCTTAAAATAGCAAAAACCGTAATGGCTAATAATCCAATTGCGCCAATTGGCATAATTTCTGCAACAATACAGGCAATAGTTGCCACAAAAATAATGCTTGTTCGCCAACCTTCTGTACTTATTCCTTGTGGAGGCGAAACAAATAGCCATAATATTGCTGAAATAGCTGCAATAATTATGAGCGGTACCCAT
This window encodes:
- a CDS encoding DASS family sodium-coupled anion symporter, producing MNAVKKPPVKWVPLIIIAAISAILWLFVSPPQGISTEGWRTSIIFVATIACIVAEIMPIGAIGLLAITVFAILRPSGAANATESIKISLSELNSSLIWLIVVAFMIARGFIKTGLSKRIAYYLVKILGKNTLGLAYGLSVTDVALAPAIPSTTARAGGVIYPIAEALSINFNSNPKDESRSRIGTFLMLTISHINDITSAMFLTAFTGNLLAAKLVTETLGVTLGWGQWFIAAIVPCLVSFIVIPLVIYFLTNPELKKTPDAPRLAVEELKKMGPITAKEIIMGGTVILLLGLWIFGKDYLGIDATTTAFIGLTILILTGVLTWDDVKGEKAAWDTLIWFAALLMIAGQVNKLGVTKWLGDTIGSAVKGHLGDSSWVFVIIILCVAYVYLHYFFASGNAHIAALFPVFLSVAVALHVPPMIAIFALVICTNYFGSITQFANARNPLLFAEGFVPVKTWWKVGFICSVVNLTIVFTVGLLWWKMLELG